The following is a genomic window from Engraulis encrasicolus isolate BLACKSEA-1 chromosome 13, IST_EnEncr_1.0, whole genome shotgun sequence.
ccctcacacacacacacacacacacacacacacacacacacacacacacacacacacacacacacacacacacacacacacacaccaatggatcTGCACTGTGACTGCACCTGCACTAcaccacaagagcacacacacacacacacacacacactcacgcacgcgcacacacacacacacacacacacacacacacacacacacacacacacacacacacacacacacacacacacacacacagcactaacaAGAACTGCCTAGATCCTGCAACACACAAAGCACCAGCGCTGCACATTACTCTTTCCCTTAAACTGCACTATGTGACTTTGCACCTTCCTGCACTAACTCACTTGAatattaagacaatacaacatgctaCTTACAATTCTGCTTCTCTAATCTTACCACTTTTGtatataactattattattatttactgttattattgctactgtcactgttattattgtcTTATTGATGTAATGTCTTCCATTCTATTTGTATCCTACCTTTttgtctacatgttaaatgttcaatgttaaatgttcatttgtatttatttttcatcacttactgttacctgtcctgtcttgcactttatgtcagtctgtaaaatgtcagtcctgtgtatgtctatgtcttggcatggtatttattgtttcattttccttgtatgacttgtgcatatgaagaaagtgacaatagaagctgacttgacttgacttactgtATGTTCCATATCCATCTAAGATGGCCTTGTGCCACCCTTGAAACCCCAACCTTACCTCACATCATTAAAATCGGAAGACAAGCCAGTCTTTTTGTAATGTACATAACATATCGTTGTTTTGAGGCGTAGGGTATCTACCATTCTACATTTTGTTATAGCTTGAACCTACTACACTCGCTTCCCTGAGCACCCAAGTCATAACACCTCTGTAACCAAGGTGTAACTGAGCTGTCAAGCTCCAGTTTCTTAGCTAGCGTCAGGAACAGACAGATATGTTAGCAAATGAACTTAGAAGTAAGGCTGTTGATCTTCAAAATTAAGAAGTGTAGCCCTTTCCCTAGCACTTTACTCCTTCTCCTTTTTCTGTGGTATTTAGAGGAGTTTTGCATTCAATGTGATCTACTgcaatctacagcgctaagggaattcATTCTCAACCTCTGCTGGTCTCCTAAAGCAGTGAGCACCTTACGTCACATGGATCCCAGAAAAGTAGTCTCATGAATCGTCACTAGCTCATCAATCGTTTGCACACTGTTAAGCCAACCATAGATACACACTCTTTGCGTAATAACTTGCTCTGCTTACACTGCTCAGTCTACCACTGCTCAATTTACCATctttgtataataacttgctgTGCCTTTACACTGCTCAGTCTACCATACCGTAGATATACACTCTTTGTCTAATAACTTGTTCTGCCTTTGCACTGCTCAGCCTACCACCTTTATGTAATAACTCGCTTTGCCTTCACAGCGCTCAGCCTAGCATCCATACACACTCTTTGTCTAGTAATTTGCTCAGCCTTTACACAGCTCAGCCTACCACAAATATACACTGGTGACACTTTAGGATAGGGTTCACATGCTGGCCACTAATACATGCCTAATGACTGTATATGACAtacgcctcttttccactgccgtttttctggtagcgCTACTCAGACGCCACTTTTTGGtattcgattgagctgtgttgtgcccaatcgaaaaTCAAACAGtgacggccgagtcgcgctgtgtcgagctgtaggcctaccagaaaaacggcagtggaaaaggggcatTAGACGTGTCAAGGGCCTAGGTCCTTATTATGATGATGgtcctttttattattattgtatattggGTAAAGGCCTTATTGACtgagaacaagacatttgtgaatacatgcataACAAATTATTGACTTTGCTTAATGTGTGTCTTATAAGGCGCTGATACTTGTGTAAGACAATTAGGAATGTGTCTAGTATGTGAGCCTTGCAATATAGTTACCCACTCTTTGTCTCGCTAGCACCAACCAATTTTAAGCTGAATACTGCATTAATGTATATAGCAGATAATTAGTGTGCATGGATTGACTTGTATTTAGATGGTGGGACAGGAACTCGATGTGCAATTTTGTTTATGTTACATGGAATTCATACCATAGGCTGTTTTCACATTGACATGGCTTTATTCAAATAATTTGACATTTCAGGTAGATCTTAGTACCAAGAATCCATGATACGCCTCATGCTATTGAATCTCATGTCAGGGTATCCCATGTTGCTCCAGTTTCTGTACTCTCCAGGAGGGAAGTACCACTGTCTTCCTCTGTACTGGGGCTGCTCATACATGAGCCAATGGCCGTCCATCACGTGGCAAGACATGCAGTGGTTCATTTGGTAGCGACCCATCATGTTGTCACAGTCGTCCATACACTCGTGCATCTGACCACCAAAGTTCTCTCTCTCGTACATCCTCATTCTGTAGTTTCCTCTGTGCTGTAAATATAAATGAACAAACAGCATAATTACAACATGTTGACTAAGTAACAGTCTCTTTGTAACAAATATCAAATATACCTGTATGTATACTtcgatgtgtatatatatatagtaaagATATTTCTGCACATATATTTACCATGGGGATATGGCGGCAAGAATGGATCCAGTTGTTCCAGCCCCACATACACATGTAGTCAGggtactctcccctcctcatgaAGTACTGGTTGCCCATGTAATTGTTCTGGTCGTACATCATCCAGCAACCACTCTCCACCCTGAAGGAGTGACAGCGGCTCAGGTGGGAGGACATATCAGCACAGTCTCCCATGCACTCCCAGGAGCGACCCTGGAAGTTCCTGCCCTCATAGAAAGTGATCTGCAGAACAATAGAActtaatattaatgaaaaaaacaaGGGCAGTATATGGCAGTGGTACATGATTTCCACTGCATTGTTAATGTAAACAGACATTGAACATATTTATAATTGTTATGCATCATACTCTCATATTTTAAATTGAGTGATTTGCTCTGCATATGTTAAAGTTGTACTGGACGGGAACTGGAAGTCCTATATTTTTCAATGATTAAGGAATGCCTCTCTTAGCAACTTTTCAGTACTACGCAAAAATAATGACAATGtttgatagtaataataataataataaacaattacCCGTTACACTTGCTGCCTTTATTTTGTTTGCGCATTCTCTTACTGTAGACTCCATAATGCCAACAAGGCAGTTAGGGCATCTACAGTATGCCACACTTAAAAACTTCAACACATCAAACATTGTTTCAAGCGGTACCCATGCATTAAAAAGTTATCTAATAGCTTGCAAAAGTTTGAAATAACAGTATCTTACCCTGCCCATCATGGTGACTGAGTCTAAGATCTGGCTTGCTAAATGATTGCCCCATGTCCATTTTATAGTGCACTTCACTCCTAACCATCTGCTGTACTTTTGTTACAAAGCCCTGAGTCATCAGCCCAGTGATGTAGTAAGGGGCCTGTTTTTGAAAGCAGAACCTAAAGGGTTATTATTTGGGATTGAATGCATTTGGAGATAATGGTGGTTTAGATTCTTTCAATGACAGGAAGTACCCATTttttacacttaaaaaaaaaacacaagatggATTTGTTGCAATTTCACCTGGAGTGGGAAATTATTAGATTTTAATGTTCAATTTACCATGTTCAGTTTACCACCCAAAGAAATGTTGGGTCAGAAAATGTATCGCGTTTAAGGGTTGAACCATAACTTCAGCTATCTCACAGTTTTGTAGGTGGTTTCATCAAAGTAGGCGGTCTCACATAGACTTAACTTTTTACTCATACTGTTGAACCTACAAAGCCATTATTTCCAAATGCTTTCAAAAACAAATAATAACCCTTTCGGTTCCGCTTTGAAAAACAGGCCCCTTACAACACGATTGGGCTGATGACTCAGGGCTTTGTAACAAAGGTACAGCATATGGTCAGGTGTGAAGAGCAGTATAAAAACACCCACATGCCAACATAATGGCAAGCCAGCAGTAAGACAGAACCAGCCACCATGATGGGCAGAGTAAGATACCGTTTAATGCTAACTTGTAATTTAAATGTTTGTTTTAGCCAAAACAACACAGTAATGACACTCTTACTGTAATCAAATATTTACTGTATTCTTAAGTCAAACAGCAGAGTTTAAAAAGTATTTCACACGTTTAATTTACACTTGAGGAATAAGAAATGgctgaattatttatttattttatcatttttttcacTGACAATTTTtcaattattatattatattagtatACAGTATTTTACTCCCTGAAACAAAGATATTGGTCTTGTGGAAAGTAGGGACTCACATGTAGACTAGCACAGTACAGTTCATATATCTTAAAACGTATTATATATTATAGAAAGGTACATTGCACTGCTACCTACTTTTGGATAATGACAGATAAAAACTTCTTTTTGCTTAGATTACCTTCTACGAGGACAGGAACTTCCAGGGTCGCTCCTGGCAGTGCATGGGAGATTGCGCTGACTTCTCTTCCTACCTGAGCCGCTGCCACTCCTTCAGGGTGGAGAGTGGTTGCTGGATGATGTACGACCAGTGCAACTTCATGGGCCACCAGTACTTCATGAGGAGGGGCGAGTACCCTGACTACATGGGCATGTGGGGATGGAACAATTCGATCCACTCTTGCCGCCACATTCCCATGGTAAATAAATTACACTATCTAAGTAGAATTTTCGGTAGCGCTGTGTTTTAGAGTCCCCTAATTGCAATAACAGGGTAACATATAGAGCACTTATATGGAACCTACAGTTAAAAGTAACTGCAAATACTAAGTTGCCTAGCAATGTTAAGTTGCAGTTTGTTATGTACTATAGTGCAACTGTTCGAGGACAAAATGCCAAGGCTCACCACCAGTTGTAAAtgtttactgaaaaaaaaaaacctattgcCCATACAGTCCTTCTATAATTTTCCACagcacaccagatgatctctcacAGCACATTAGTGTTCCCCAGGACTGTGGTTGAAAAAAATATTGCTGTAGTGTACAGCAATTTAGttttgtgtagccccttaatgtacgccatacctccagtggtatgctataatagtcattgaaaagttcaaGGGCAATTTTAGTCGTCTACAACATCCAGCTTTATTGCCCAAGCTACCCATGACTTAGCAATAGCGAAGACGCGAAAATGAACCATCCAAACCTGACAGTGTTGCTTGCACGGAGAGCTCACATTGACAGCTTACCCATGGGGGCAGCACTTTGCATTGTGTTTTAAACATCTTAACATGCTCCAAAAATCACCCCAAaaatatgcaacatcagcagacacctttcAACACTATACTGTAGTGTGTATGACTCAATAAGAGTGAAAAAGTGTTTAAAACAATgtgttaccgcagagatacaccagcggcgacgcgattcaagcgacagagtgtagcagcaagcgatacgagagattgaggagactagagtatgtccgtacaggcagaaggcaaagcattcaagcattcccattggctgtggtcactgacctctatacagtcattggctgtcgcggcttgtcgcggaaccgcgtcatagaaagttgaaaagatttcaacttcaaattgtcgcgctcgtcgcgcaaatcgctctagtctccagaatcgcttttgtctctcgactcaatacaaagtcaattacttccgtcgctcgactctcTGCGGTTAGTGCAAGCAACCACATACCGGTTTGTTTACATCACTGTCTTCCGGTATTTCAAAGTCCATTCGTTGAGCTACATAGCGCATATCCCTCACAAAAACCTGAGTTTTGGAGACAGAAACTTATTCCAGCATTTTAGTTTTTCAATTCATACATTGTGGACTATGTGAGATGTAAGGCATGAGCCCATTAGCTCTACATTAGCCCATTAGTTCTCCACATTCTCCATCGTGGCTTTCTGATGCTGCTTCGACGGAGCAGCATAGCTGGATTGACCATAAGGCATGTAtgacatttgcccggtggactgctgcCCCCATGGGTCTTCGCTATTGCCAAGTCATGGGTAGCTTGGGCAATAAAGCTGGATGTTGTAGACGACCGAAATGGCCCTTTAAGTACCATAGGactgcaatactatgacacaacacagggcctttagtcagATAAAGCCTTCCCAAGCTTCAGGCATGAAAGTGAAAATGAAGGGCAGGGCAACCCTGCAAAACAAATAATTTTGTCCAATGTAGCGATACTACCACATGCTGACACTATAGAGGTTTGATGTTTTACCATTATGGATGTTGACAATATGCCTCAGTTTGATACGTTTCTTTTGTCTCAATCAAAGCATAGGGATTTCTTAATCCATTTCCTGTTTTTTCTGTAGCACAGTGGCTTTGGTGCAATAACGTATCCCTTTATACACTTTCAATTTTGAGAATTTTTAAAAGGCCACATTTTTTAGCAGTTCCTTCACGTACTACTGGTGGCGCTACACTAGATTGTCATTGTTAATGTTAATTTTAGCCTTACCATGGTGCTTTTGGTTTTCAgaagtgttgccaagtccgcttattataagcaaCCTTGGGCTTCTtcttttgagcagtcgctttgaattttgtaaaaaagtTGCGTGTtgcgtttttttgggcttgttcttttcagggttgggcttgctgttttcctgctctgccggtcatttcaatgtgtttctcaatggcaactcgttttttctcactcatccttacaagtgaccctactacagcattgttaactcccactttctgtggtcccttcacgacgcccgtcagtcgcttctcttgggtttgttttcaggacgtcagtcgcttatttgtcgtagaaaatctggcaacactggttttaAGTTCCCACGTGTGTGTGATCACGTCATCTCTAGCACTCTAGCACTGTCTGTTGATGGTCTTGACTTGGCCTTACCTGTCTTGGTCCTGGTATTGATAACGTCTGGTCTTGATAATGTCTTGTTCTCAGGCTGAGCGGTCTTGACTACATCACATCATCCTCATatttaggggtctgacacaccaaggcggtaaagcggcgcggaacggccgcggtttttaccggcgtcagtgaaaatacattgaaacctatctgtccttacacaccaaccggcggtagtcgagcgtcagcggcgcgggagccggctccgcgccgcgctgcttttggaaaatagaactcgagcgtatttttcacgccggcgaccggcggtggctcattcaaatgaatggcaaagtagcatgttagctttggctgtagggagggttttgaataggactggccgcgcacgccgacgctgtcagtgtgcaaggcagagaaaagcacgccggccaaaactaagcagaaagaccgcgtccgtcctgcgaccgttccgttccgccttggtatgttttggcccttacaggggttggaaaaaatggaaaataatgaaaaacacctgtcattttagagtgggaagctACCTCTTGTGTCCAcggttaatcctgttggatgtggttcatccttcctggtggtatgcagacatttcCTTGGATACTGTGGGTCTTGatgcatcacaaagacttgctgtctaggtcaaagatgcaacagttccacgtgcaccaagaatttctcctttttgaactttgatatgtcacccataatgttgtgtacaTTGCAAAGTTTACACTGCTAATGAactcttcacacttcactttactggtgcaatgtgccattaatgagcattggccaacaggctggtccacttgagccatgaaacttcccactctaaaatgtcaggtgtttccattattttgtccaacccctgtactttGTAGTTACCATTTTTTCACCCATTAGGTACCATGGAACTTTTTGCTGTTACCCTTTTGTTACCCAGAAAAATACATCAGAATCAGGGGACTACGTATAAAAGAAAGCGTTACCGAGTTTTCATATTTttagtgcaaagggaaaagaatctggtgccacacggatgtctattttctgttatttattttttcagtccagtaagactaacgtttcaacatgcgtcttcatcagagtcctccaaatatatgttttcatatttttacatttatttataaGCATTTATATATTGTTTAATTACATTCCTTGCCATTTCTAATTACAGCACAGAGGAAACTACAGAATGAGGATGTACGAGAGGGAGAACTTCGGTGGTCAGATGCATGAGTGTATGGACGACTGTGACAACATGATGGATCGCTACCGCATGAACCACTGCCAGTCTTGCCACGTGATGGAGGGCAACTGGCTCATGTATGAGCATCCCAACTACAGAGGAAGACAGTGGTACTTCCCTCCTGGAGAGTACAGAAACTATAGAAACATGGGATACCCCAACATGAAATTCAGTAGCATGAGGCGTATCATGGATTCCTGGTACTAAGCACTTGAAACTTGAACCTGAAATATGTTGTCCAAAGGTTTGAATAAACCTGTTAATGTGAAAAAAGCAATCGACTTAATTATTTTTCTGGTTTTACATTCAATGTGACAGAAGTTAATAGGCAGTGATTTGCATTTAAGTTTACAACTTCAATGGTGCCACTCCACCACTTCAAACCAGCAATATTCATATCTGGTGCTTAGCCCTACCAGAGTGAGGAGCGTGCGTAAAATTGACAGAGTGCAGAGTGCGTTTTACAAAGGTAATGAGCGACAGTTCTGTTTCGCTCCAGTTTGCTCCGATACCACTCCTGCCTATTTCAATCAATGCACTATTTTTTTTGCACAAAACAGCCTAAATAAGAAGTATTCAGCTACTGTTCATGTTGTTCTTTCTGTTCGCAAAATGTCCCTATTGTGAACCTGAAAATGGTGGAATGTTCATGAAATGGCTATGTTATATGACAAGATGGCCGGGGATTCCCAGTTGTAGCGAGATTTGCATAAGAGTAAGTTACCTGGGCTATTGGACTTTATTCTGCTGATTTGTCATTTCTGGAAGGCCCATACTACTAGCCTAATGACCATTTCCTTGTGTGTAAGGTGCACCGAAATTGTTATTGTCTTGCAAGGATGTGTGGAGCGTCCAAAATGCTTTCAAACAAAGTCACacatgagagtgagtgagggagcgagcCCTTGTGTTACCGTAACATGCCTGTCTGAACGTCAAAATGAATCCAACTTTTAATGTAGGCGAGTGAGGAGTAGTTTCACATAAGCGGGGTGAAATTTTAGGAACGTTTTTTGAGTGGAGCGTCAGATACTAGCCTGACTCTCACCTCATCCTTGTGTATTTCCACTCAGCTTTGTGAGTTCACACAAAGGTCTTGAAGACCTCTGGATTTGCCCTGCTCTCAAACCAAAATGTGGAAAAAACAATCAGGATCATGGAATTTCCATGGATGTAATATGTCAAAATTTAAATGTAGTGGAGAAGGTGGGAAATAACTGAATCGCAgcagttgtttcagcaacaagGGATACTCGCATGGACTCATTCATCAGCATTGATTCTGGaattaccttcgccaaggaggtcatgttttggTCGTGTTGGtatttctgtctgtgtgactgtgtctgtttgtcagcaagataacttaaaaagtcatgaatggatttggatgaaattttgtggagttgttggaaatgacaagaggaacaaattattacatt
Proteins encoded in this region:
- the LOC134461309 gene encoding gamma-crystallin M2-like — encoded protein: MMGRITFYEGRNFQGRSWECMGDCADMSSHLSRCHSFRVESGCWMMYDQNNYMGNQYFMRRGEYPDYMCMWGWNNWIHSCRHIPMHRGNYRMRMYERENFGGQMHECMDDCDNMMGRYQMNHCMSCHVMDGHWLMYEQPQYRGRQWYFPPGEYRNWSNMGYPDMRFNSMRRIMDSWY
- the LOC134461303 gene encoding gamma-crystallin M2-like, whose translation is MVLHFFFLLYTVPKTYRTITPETKITFYEDRNFQGRSWQCMGDCADFSSYLSRCHSFRVESGCWMMYDQCNFMGHQYFMRRGEYPDYMGMWGWNNSIHSCRHIPMHRGNYRMRMYERENFGGQMHECMDDCDNMMDRYRMNHCQSCHVMEGNWLMYEHPNYRGRQWYFPPGEYRNYRNMGYPNMKFSSMRRIMDSWY